A stretch of DNA from Paenibacillus segetis:
CGCTGTGGCAATACCTAACGTACCTTGAACGATAATCGGCGTTAAGCTATTGGGCAGGATATGACGGATCAGGATCCCGCTGTTTTTCATACCAATCGCCCGCGCTGCGGTAATAAACTCCTCAGACTTGAGACTAAGCACTCTAGCCCTCACTAACCGACCATACGTCGGGATATTAATAATCGCGATAGCATAAAGTGCATTTTGCAGAGAAGGTCCCAATATAGCTACAATCGCAATGGCTAATAATATACTCGGAAAAGCAAGTAAGATATCAAATACACGAGAGATGATCATATCGATCCATCTTCCGTAATATCCCGCTAATATCCCGAGTAATGTCCCCATAATGATAGAGCCCAAAACCGAAAATGCTCCTACCCATAGTGAGATTCTTGCCCCATACAATACCCTTGAAAGCAAATCGCGTCCAAGGTCATCTGTTCCAAATAAATGCGCCCAAGATGGTGGTTTCAAGCGACTACTCAACTCCTGAGCCTTGTAGTCATAAGGTGCGATCAAAGGGGCCAAGATGGCGATAACAATAAACAGGACAATCATTATAAGTCCAATCATCGCAATTTTATTCTTGCGGTAAGCCTTCCACGCATCACGCCAAGGTCCAGAAACTTTCTCCTCCGTTATAAGAGGGTTACCGTTATTAATATTTGTCATTAATTGAGCCATGGTTTCCCTCCTTACCGATAGCGAATGCGCGGATCAACCGCAGCATACAACAAATCCACTATTAGATTGATCATGACAAAAATAAAGGCAATAATCAGAATCCCGGATTGAATGACCGGATAATCACGTGAACTGATCGCTTCATAAATATATCGCCCTACGCCTGGCCAAGCGAAGATCGTTTCAGTGAGTACTGCCCCACCTAGCAAAGCGCCTGTCTGGAGGCCTATTACAGTCAGCACCGGGATAGATGCATTTTTCAGTGCATGTTTATAAACAACAATAAACTGAGATAAACCTTTGGCTTTGGCCGTTCTGACAAAATCAGAACCCATAACCTCCAGCATGCTAGAACGAGTCATTCGGGCAATGACCGCCATCGGAATTGTCCCAAGCGCAACGCTGGGTAAAATCAAATGTTTGATTACCGTCCACAACTGATTCCATTGTCCAGAGATGATCGTGTCGAGTACATACAAATTAGTAATGGATTCCACTGGGTTTCTTTGATCCATCCGTCCAATGGAGGGGAGCCAATGTAATTTTAATGCAAATATCCATTGCTCCATCAGTCCGAGCCAGAAAATCGGCATCGATACCCCAATAAGTGCAACTAGCATTGAGATGTAATCGAACCAAGAATTTTGCTTCCAAGCACTTATAATCCCAGCATTAACTCCAAAGAAAATTGCAAACAACATTGCGGCTATAGTTAATTCAGCTGTTGCTGCCATATAGGGCGTGATCTCTTTGGTAATCGGAATCTTTGTACGGATAGACTGCCCAAGATCTCCTTTGATTAGATCACCCATATAGGAGAAATATTGCTGATACCACGGGTTATTCAAGCCGAGTTGTTCACGTAGAGCCTCCTTAGACTGCGCCGTCGCTTTTTGTCCAAGAATCGTCTCTGCAGGGTCTCCTGGGATGGCATGTATAATGGAGAACACAATAATCGTCATTCCAATCAGAACAGGAACCATGATCAATAATCGTTTTAATATATAAGACTTCAAGAAGGTTCACCTGCCACAGACGTAATGTGTCACCTGTTATTCAAAATAAATATTACTGTAGTACTCGGTACCTGTTGGAGCTGGAACATAACCTTTCAAATTAGCCTTTGCCGCGAGAAGAGGTGTGGTATGGACTAATGGTATCCAAGGTGCATCTTCCTTAATGATCACTTGCGCTTGTTTATACAAATCAGCTCGCTTGCCCTGATCCGTCTCTTGTTGCGCCCCAGTCAAAAGTTCGTGAAGCTTATCATTGGCGTAATAACTATAGTTATTAGAAGGAATAGCATCCTTATCTAGTAGCGTATACAAGAAGTTGTCTGGGTCACCGTTATCTCCGGTCCATCCCAACATGAATATATCGTCTTTCTCACCTGCTTGAGCATCATCCAGATAAGTAGCCCATTCTGGGGATTCGATCTTGGTCTTAACTCCTATTTTCTCGAAATCCGCTTGGATAACTTCAGCTACTTTCTTCCCGTCTGGCATATAAGGGCGAGATACCGGCATCGCATAGAACGTTATTACTCCTGGTAGCCCATTCGGGTACCCAGCATCTGCTAGTAATTGTTTCGCTTTATCTAAGTCGTAGTCATAGTCCTTTATACTGTCGTTATATCCCCAAAGTGATGGTGGCAGCGGATTGACCGCCGACACTGCCTG
This window harbors:
- the nikC gene encoding nickel transporter permease, which codes for MAQLMTNINNGNPLITEEKVSGPWRDAWKAYRKNKIAMIGLIMIVLFIVIAILAPLIAPYDYKAQELSSRLKPPSWAHLFGTDDLGRDLLSRVLYGARISLWVGAFSVLGSIIMGTLLGILAGYYGRWIDMIISRVFDILLAFPSILLAIAIVAILGPSLQNALYAIAIINIPTYGRLVRARVLSLKSEEFITAARAIGMKNSGILIRHILPNSLTPIIVQGTLGIATAIIEAAALGFLGLGAQPPAPEWGKMLSDSRQFIQTAPWTVIFPGVSIMLTVLAFNLMGDGLRDAMDPRMKS
- a CDS encoding ABC transporter permease, whose amino-acid sequence is MKSYILKRLLIMVPVLIGMTIIVFSIIHAIPGDPAETILGQKATAQSKEALREQLGLNNPWYQQYFSYMGDLIKGDLGQSIRTKIPITKEITPYMAATAELTIAAMLFAIFFGVNAGIISAWKQNSWFDYISMLVALIGVSMPIFWLGLMEQWIFALKLHWLPSIGRMDQRNPVESITNLYVLDTIISGQWNQLWTVIKHLILPSVALGTIPMAVIARMTRSSMLEVMGSDFVRTAKAKGLSQFIVVYKHALKNASIPVLTVIGLQTGALLGGAVLTETIFAWPGVGRYIYEAISSRDYPVIQSGILIIAFIFVMINLIVDLLYAAVDPRIRYR